In Pseudomonas deceptionensis, a single window of DNA contains:
- a CDS encoding FKBP-type peptidyl-prolyl cis-trans isomerase, producing the protein MTTELQITDLVPGDGKAVVKGALITTQYTGWLEDGTVFDSSFERGKPFQCVIGTGRVIKGWDIGLMGMKVGGKRELKVPAHLAYGERSMGAHITPNSNLRFEIELLEVLTRDD; encoded by the coding sequence ATGACGACCGAACTTCAGATCACCGACCTTGTGCCGGGCGACGGCAAAGCCGTGGTCAAAGGTGCCTTGATCACCACCCAATACACAGGCTGGCTCGAAGACGGCACGGTGTTCGACTCTTCCTTTGAGCGCGGCAAGCCGTTCCAGTGCGTGATTGGCACCGGGCGTGTCATCAAGGGCTGGGACATCGGCCTCATGGGCATGAAAGTCGGCGGCAAGCGCGAACTGAAGGTTCCTGCTCATCTGGCCTATGGTGAAAGAAGCATGGGCGCGCATATCACACCGAACTCCAACCTCAGGTTTGAGATCGAACTGCTGGAAGTGCTCACCCGCGACGATTGA
- a CDS encoding MbcA/ParS/Xre antitoxin family protein: MGLAARNLEPDITTGDAGRVALTFFFNLMEHWGCSKEQQCTLLGAIGNTTYFKYKKLPNVRLPHDTLERISYLMGVHKALRILFSNQPDRAYEWVHKPNTAAPFNGQSALSYMLAGQVVDLADVRRYLDGVRG, encoded by the coding sequence ATGGGACTCGCAGCCCGAAACCTCGAACCCGACATCACAACAGGTGATGCCGGTCGTGTGGCCCTGACCTTTTTCTTCAACCTGATGGAGCATTGGGGTTGCAGCAAGGAGCAGCAATGCACACTGCTGGGGGCCATCGGCAACACCACCTATTTCAAGTACAAAAAACTGCCCAATGTGCGCTTGCCCCACGACACACTGGAGCGCATTTCGTACCTGATGGGCGTGCACAAGGCATTGCGCATCCTGTTCAGCAACCAGCCCGATCGCGCCTATGAGTGGGTGCACAAACCCAACACGGCTGCGCCCTTCAACGGGCAGAGCGCCTTGAGCTACATGCTCGCAGGCCAGGTGGTCGACCTGGCGGATGTGCGCCGTTATCTGGATGGAGTGCGCGGCTGA
- a CDS encoding DUF1615 domain-containing protein gives MNRFFRHFLSVLPLVALAGCSSQGTQTLPNLTPEQTRARIVQLMPAKTPDRQGWATDIQAAFAAQGLAPSDENLCSVLAVTEQESTFQADPPVPGLAKIARTEINRRASKLHIPEFLVNSALNITSPTGKTYNQRLDAARTEGQLSAIFDDFIGMVPMGKTLFGSLNPVHTGGPMQVSIAFAQQRARDYPYPVAHSIRQEVFTRRGGMYFGIAHLLGYPVDYNESLYRFADFNAGWYASRNAAFQNAVSQASGIPLALDGDLTVPGSYALGSTERAVRALGKQLKLSDSAIRNQLLKGDSLDFNDTDLYTRVFALAERQQGKPLPRAVLPGITLQSPKITRTLTTAWFAKRVDDRRQRCISRAKALPAH, from the coding sequence GTGAATCGATTTTTCAGGCATTTTTTATCGGTATTGCCGCTAGTGGCACTGGCGGGTTGTAGCAGTCAGGGCACTCAGACACTGCCAAACCTGACCCCCGAACAGACCCGCGCCCGCATCGTGCAATTGATGCCGGCCAAAACACCGGATCGCCAGGGCTGGGCCACCGACATCCAGGCCGCCTTTGCCGCCCAGGGGCTAGCCCCCAGCGACGAAAACCTGTGCTCAGTACTCGCCGTCACCGAGCAGGAGTCCACCTTCCAGGCCGACCCGCCGGTGCCGGGCCTGGCCAAAATCGCCCGCACGGAAATCAACCGTCGCGCCAGCAAGCTGCATATCCCGGAATTTTTGGTCAACAGCGCGCTGAACATTACCTCCCCTACGGGCAAAACCTACAACCAGCGCCTGGATGCCGCCCGCACCGAAGGCCAGCTCAGCGCAATTTTTGATGATTTCATTGGCATGGTGCCGATGGGTAAAACCCTGTTTGGCAGTTTGAACCCGGTGCACACCGGCGGCCCGATGCAGGTCAGCATCGCCTTTGCCCAGCAACGGGCGCGGGACTATCCCTACCCGGTTGCCCACTCGATCCGCCAGGAAGTCTTTACCCGGCGCGGCGGCATGTATTTCGGCATCGCCCACTTGCTGGGCTACCCCGTCGACTACAACGAGTCGCTGTACCGTTTTGCCGACTTTAATGCCGGCTGGTACGCCAGCCGTAATGCCGCGTTCCAGAACGCCGTGAGCCAGGCGTCCGGCATCCCGCTGGCACTGGATGGCGACCTGACGGTGCCCGGCTCGTATGCGCTCGGGTCAACCGAGCGGGCGGTCCGGGCACTGGGCAAGCAACTGAAGCTCAGCGACAGCGCCATCAGAAACCAGCTGCTCAAAGGCGACAGCCTGGACTTCAATGACACTGACCTCTACACGCGTGTCTTCGCCCTGGCCGAGCGTCAGCAAGGCAAACCCCTGCCCCGCGCCGTGCTGCCGGGCATCACCCTGCAAAGCCCGAAAATTACCCGCACACTGACCACGGCCTGGTTTGCCAAGCGGGTCGATGATCGTCGCCAGCGCTGCATTAGCCGGGCGAAGGCACTACCGGCACACTGA
- a CDS encoding amino acid ABC transporter permease: MFGELLAPQYLHWLLDGFVLTLTLSLLTCLVATGLGFLLCLARISPSRLWSWPARAYLALFRNTPLLVQLFFWYFGVTAMLPEGLVMWLNQPRSLTLGWLEIEWPSFEFIAGFWGLMLYTAAFICEEFRAGISSVRVEQRAAGLALGFKPAQVWRYIVFPQALRTALGPLLGQYMNALKNSSLTMAIGLAELSYASRQVETETFKTFQAFGFATILYVLSIALIEVVGQLIARSKWYRQGVV, encoded by the coding sequence ATGTTCGGTGAACTGCTGGCCCCGCAATACCTGCACTGGCTGCTCGATGGTTTTGTTCTGACCCTGACCCTTTCCCTGCTGACCTGCCTGGTGGCTACCGGGCTGGGATTTTTGCTGTGCCTGGCACGCATTTCGCCTTCGCGCCTGTGGTCGTGGCCTGCACGGGCCTACCTGGCCCTGTTTCGCAACACGCCGCTGCTGGTGCAGCTTTTTTTCTGGTACTTCGGGGTCACGGCGATGCTGCCCGAAGGCCTGGTGATGTGGCTCAACCAGCCGCGCAGCCTGACATTGGGCTGGTTGGAGATTGAATGGCCGTCCTTTGAATTCATTGCCGGGTTCTGGGGCCTGATGCTCTATACGGCAGCCTTCATTTGCGAAGAGTTTCGCGCAGGCATCAGCTCGGTGCGTGTTGAGCAACGGGCTGCAGGCCTGGCGCTGGGCTTCAAACCTGCGCAGGTGTGGCGCTACATCGTATTCCCGCAAGCGCTGCGCACGGCGTTGGGGCCGTTGCTGGGGCAATACATGAATGCCCTGAAGAATTCGTCGCTGACGATGGCCATCGGTTTGGCCGAACTGTCGTATGCCTCGCGGCAAGTCGAGACCGAAACCTTCAAGACGTTCCAGGCCTTCGGTTTTGCCACAATCCTGTATGTACTCAGCATTGCCTTGATCGAAGTGGTCGGCCAATTGATTGCACGCAGCAAGTGGTATCGCCAGGGAGTGGTGTAA
- a CDS encoding RES family NAD+ phosphorylase → MPDAMLPEWNKAYRIINSAFPPISVFEDTLDPADLEIAFALESLTNDRLRDTAGLLARVRPEDRLCGEGSTAVMAAFTHIGRASRFTDGTYGVYYCASSVEAAIAETCFHQEQFWRATQEPGIEITMRTYINQVLQPMIDIRAESGLHQPSPSSYGLCQAFARPLREERAWGLLYNSMRLDGHECVAAFRPPALSLPVQGPHFRYVWDDRSQTIAWVLQVSEVVR, encoded by the coding sequence ATGCCCGATGCAATGCTGCCTGAATGGAACAAGGCTTATCGCATCATCAACAGCGCGTTCCCGCCCATCAGCGTGTTTGAAGACACTCTGGACCCGGCAGACCTGGAGATTGCCTTTGCCCTCGAAAGCCTGACCAATGACCGGCTGCGTGACACGGCGGGTTTGCTGGCCCGGGTCAGGCCCGAGGACCGGCTGTGCGGCGAGGGCTCAACTGCGGTGATGGCCGCCTTTACCCATATCGGCCGCGCCAGCCGCTTTACCGACGGCACTTATGGTGTGTACTACTGCGCCAGCAGCGTTGAGGCGGCAATCGCCGAAACCTGCTTTCATCAGGAGCAGTTCTGGCGGGCCACCCAGGAGCCCGGCATTGAGATCACCATGCGCACCTACATCAACCAGGTGCTGCAACCGATGATCGACATCCGCGCCGAGTCCGGCTTGCACCAACCATCACCTTCCAGTTACGGCCTCTGCCAGGCTTTCGCCCGCCCCCTGCGTGAAGAACGTGCCTGGGGCCTGCTCTACAACAGCATGCGGCTTGATGGCCACGAATGCGTGGCAGCGTTCCGCCCGCCAGCGCTCTCGCTGCCGGTGCAGGGCCCGCATTTTCGCTATGTGTGGGACGACAGGTCGCAAACCATCGCCTGGGTGTTGCAGGTCAGTGAAGTGGTGCGTTGA
- a CDS encoding FepA family TonB-dependent siderophore receptor, with amino-acid sequence MSSRFNRSHLSLAFVAALASPTILADALERDRDEVPVETTDLPVDGTRQALQLEETRVLGTAAEELKQAPGVSIITAEDIKKRPPANDLSDIIRREPGVNLTGNSSSGARGNNRQIDLRGMGPENTLILIDGKPSSSRNAQRYGWSGDRDTRGETNWVPAEEVERIEILRGPAAARYGSGAMGGVVNIITKRPSDKLKGSVTAYYLSPEDDSEGISKRTNFNLSGPITDDLVFRVYGGVNKTDADDPGINTAAQASPDSVVAGREGVRNKDVNGLISWQFTPEQSLDLEASYSRQGNIFAGDTMLNSGGDFVNSLTGKETSVLQRSTFSATHNGSFDWGSTSASLSHDLTRNARLNEGLAGYGEGAPSESAGKFESRLRNTRATGEVNLPLTMGTPQVLTLGGEYLYESLNDPGSLRPQSWDPGANGTPGLPGTDRTQTKSTANSYAFYVEDNIEVGAKTIVTPGVRFDHHSEFGGNWSPSLNASHQITDELSIKGGIARAYKTPNLYQSNPNYLLYSRGAGCSSVEVNIGGCYLVGNPDLKPEISVNKEIGLAFDKGTWRTSATYFRNDYQNKINASNEAAFRLPNGRRVLQWENSGKAIVQGVEGNLFVNLRDDLDWNTNLTYMIESKDKETGDPLSIIPKYTLNTMLDWYATEKLSVQVSGTYYGKQEAPKRNNRANEALDKSVQQPVDPYGLVGLSSGYEFNKNLSVRVGINNLFDKQLYRKGNADEAGAQTYNEAGRAYFASVTSSF; translated from the coding sequence ATGTCGTCTCGATTCAACCGCAGTCATCTTTCACTGGCTTTCGTTGCCGCCCTGGCGTCACCCACCATTTTAGCCGATGCGCTTGAGCGCGATCGTGACGAGGTGCCGGTGGAAACCACCGACCTGCCGGTCGATGGCACCAGGCAAGCATTGCAACTGGAAGAAACCCGTGTTTTGGGCACTGCTGCCGAAGAGCTCAAGCAGGCGCCCGGGGTGTCGATCATCACGGCCGAAGACATCAAGAAACGCCCGCCGGCCAATGACCTCTCCGACATCATCCGTCGCGAGCCGGGCGTCAACCTGACCGGTAACAGCTCCAGTGGCGCTCGCGGCAACAACCGCCAGATCGACCTGCGCGGCATGGGCCCGGAAAACACCCTGATCCTGATTGACGGCAAACCGTCTTCTTCGCGTAACGCCCAGCGTTATGGCTGGAGCGGCGACCGTGATACCCGTGGTGAAACCAACTGGGTACCGGCAGAAGAAGTCGAGCGCATCGAAATCCTGCGCGGCCCGGCAGCTGCCCGCTACGGTTCGGGCGCCATGGGCGGGGTGGTCAACATCATCACCAAGCGCCCGTCCGACAAACTCAAAGGCTCGGTGACAGCGTACTACCTGTCGCCGGAAGACGATTCCGAAGGCATCAGCAAACGTACCAACTTCAACCTCAGCGGGCCGATCACGGATGATCTGGTGTTTCGTGTGTATGGCGGCGTGAACAAGACCGACGCCGACGATCCGGGCATCAACACCGCCGCGCAAGCCTCGCCCGACAGCGTTGTGGCCGGCCGCGAAGGTGTACGCAACAAGGACGTGAATGGCCTGATCAGCTGGCAGTTCACCCCCGAGCAATCGCTGGACCTGGAAGCCAGCTACAGCCGCCAGGGCAACATTTTTGCCGGCGACACCATGCTCAACAGCGGGGGTGACTTTGTTAACAGCCTCACGGGCAAGGAAACCAGCGTGTTGCAACGCAGCACCTTCTCCGCGACCCACAATGGTTCGTTCGACTGGGGCTCCACCAGCGCTTCGCTGAGCCACGACCTGACCCGTAACGCCCGTTTGAACGAAGGCCTGGCCGGTTATGGCGAAGGCGCACCGTCTGAAAGTGCCGGTAAATTTGAATCGCGCTTGCGCAACACCCGCGCCACCGGCGAAGTGAATTTGCCGTTGACCATGGGCACTCCCCAGGTGCTGACTTTGGGCGGCGAATACCTTTACGAGTCGTTGAACGACCCGGGTTCACTGCGCCCGCAAAGCTGGGATCCAGGTGCAAATGGTACTCCGGGCCTTCCCGGAACCGACCGAACCCAAACCAAGTCCACGGCCAACAGCTACGCGTTCTATGTGGAAGACAACATCGAAGTCGGCGCCAAGACCATCGTCACTCCCGGCGTGCGTTTTGACCACCACAGCGAGTTCGGCGGCAACTGGAGCCCGAGCCTCAACGCTTCGCACCAGATCACCGATGAGCTGAGCATCAAGGGCGGTATTGCCCGGGCCTACAAAACCCCGAACCTGTACCAGTCCAACCCCAACTACCTGTTGTACAGCCGCGGTGCGGGCTGCAGTTCGGTTGAAGTGAACATCGGTGGCTGCTACCTGGTGGGTAACCCGGACCTTAAGCCGGAAATCAGCGTCAACAAAGAAATTGGCCTGGCGTTCGATAAAGGCACCTGGCGCACCAGCGCGACGTATTTCCGCAACGACTACCAGAACAAGATCAATGCCAGCAACGAGGCGGCATTCCGCTTGCCAAACGGGCGTCGTGTCCTGCAATGGGAAAACAGCGGCAAGGCCATCGTACAAGGGGTTGAAGGCAATCTGTTCGTCAACCTGCGCGACGATCTGGACTGGAACACCAACCTGACCTACATGATCGAAAGCAAGGACAAGGAAACCGGTGATCCGCTGAGCATCATCCCCAAGTACACCCTCAACACCATGCTGGACTGGTACGCCACCGAGAAGCTGTCGGTTCAGGTCAGCGGTACTTACTACGGCAAGCAGGAAGCGCCAAAGCGTAACAATCGCGCCAACGAAGCACTCGACAAGTCGGTGCAGCAACCTGTTGACCCATACGGTCTGGTGGGTTTGAGCAGCGGTTATGAGTTCAACAAAAACCTCAGCGTGCGGGTGGGTATCAACAACCTGTTCGATAAGCAGCTGTACCGCAAGGGCAACGCAGACGAGGCGGGCGCACAAACCTATAACGAAGCGGGCCGTGCCTACTTCGCGTCGGTGACCAGTTCGTTCTGA
- a CDS encoding amino acid ABC transporter permease produces the protein MDFSVISDNFSYFMLGAWPNGPLGGAALTLVLSLLSGIISAMLGLMLGVALVMIRGKVRWVLLAVLGFLRAIPVVMLIFWSYFLLPIVFKVDVPALATVVCALSLIGGAYLAHSVYAGISSLPQGQWAAGKALGLGTWQVLRLIILPQALPMMLPSFLNQWISLIKDTSLAYVIGVGELSFVATQVSNRVMVHPTEIFLFVALVYFVFCSSLDVIANRLVKR, from the coding sequence ATGGACTTTTCGGTTATCAGCGACAATTTTTCGTACTTCATGCTCGGCGCCTGGCCCAACGGGCCTTTGGGCGGCGCGGCGCTGACACTGGTGCTGAGCCTGTTGTCGGGGATCATCTCGGCAATGCTGGGGCTGATGCTCGGGGTCGCACTGGTGATGATCCGCGGCAAGGTACGTTGGGTATTGCTCGCAGTGCTGGGATTTTTGCGGGCGATTCCGGTGGTGATGCTGATTTTTTGGAGTTACTTCCTGCTGCCCATCGTGTTCAAGGTCGATGTGCCCGCGCTGGCCACGGTGGTATGCGCCCTGTCGTTGATCGGCGGCGCGTATCTGGCGCACTCGGTGTATGCCGGCATCAGCAGCTTGCCGCAAGGCCAGTGGGCGGCAGGCAAGGCGTTGGGCCTGGGCACCTGGCAAGTGCTGCGACTGATCATCCTGCCGCAAGCCTTGCCGATGATGCTGCCCTCCTTCCTCAACCAGTGGATTTCACTGATCAAGGACACCTCGCTGGCCTATGTGATTGGCGTGGGGGAGTTGTCGTTTGTCGCCACCCAGGTCAGCAATCGGGTGATGGTGCACCCGACCGAGATCTTCCTGTTTGTGGCGCTGGTGTACTTCGTGTTTTGCAGCAGCCTGGATGTGATTGCCAATCGTCTGGTCAAACGCTAG
- a CDS encoding DUF3325 domain-containing protein yields the protein MLAHFFAALAFAYLGMLALCQGLERHYKQVWGKAPSARLRRVLRVGGWICLGLSLYFCGKAWGWAMGPVGWLGMLSLGGFGLLMLLPYRPRLAVWLPLGFVPLWAVIETLT from the coding sequence ATGCTGGCTCATTTTTTTGCTGCGTTGGCGTTCGCCTACCTCGGCATGCTGGCGCTGTGCCAGGGGCTGGAGCGTCATTACAAACAGGTTTGGGGCAAAGCCCCTTCAGCCAGGTTGCGGCGAGTATTGCGGGTTGGCGGCTGGATCTGCCTGGGGCTGAGTTTGTACTTTTGTGGCAAGGCCTGGGGCTGGGCCATGGGGCCTGTTGGCTGGCTGGGGATGCTTTCGCTGGGCGGATTTGGGTTGCTGATGTTGCTGCCTTATCGTCCACGGTTGGCGGTGTGGCTGCCGCTGGGGTTTGTGCCGCTTTGGGCGGTGATTGAAACCCTGACCTGA
- a CDS encoding ABC transporter substrate-binding protein, whose product MKKLTALTALTLAVLSGLAHADRLDDIKKSGVLRVASFDSNPPFGFVDAKSKQIEGLDVDYAKAIADKLGVKLQLQPTNPANRVPLLVANKVDLVLANFTITPERAEQVNFSIPYFASGQQFIVKKGTLTSPEELNKWRVGVDKGTVNEGVLREKFPGAKVVAYDDTPFAFTALRNGNVQAITQDGPKLIGLLANVPDKDKYEVPPFTISNDLIGVGIPKGEARLTDVVNQTLTELESQGKAQGIYDAWFGPTTKTPLTRLYKIGDKS is encoded by the coding sequence ATGAAAAAACTCACTGCCCTCACCGCCCTGACCCTGGCCGTTTTGTCTGGCCTGGCCCACGCTGACCGTCTGGATGACATCAAAAAGTCCGGTGTGCTGCGGGTGGCGTCGTTTGACAGCAACCCTCCGTTCGGTTTTGTCGATGCCAAAAGCAAGCAGATTGAAGGCCTGGACGTGGATTACGCCAAGGCCATTGCCGACAAGCTGGGCGTGAAGTTGCAGTTGCAGCCGACCAACCCGGCCAACCGTGTGCCGCTGCTGGTCGCGAACAAGGTGGATCTGGTGCTGGCCAACTTCACCATCACCCCGGAGCGCGCCGAACAGGTGAATTTCAGCATTCCGTACTTCGCCTCGGGGCAGCAGTTCATCGTTAAAAAAGGCACCCTCACCTCCCCTGAAGAACTGAACAAATGGCGCGTCGGTGTCGACAAGGGCACGGTCAACGAAGGCGTGCTGCGCGAGAAATTCCCGGGTGCCAAAGTAGTGGCCTACGATGACACCCCGTTTGCCTTCACCGCCCTGCGCAACGGCAACGTGCAGGCCATCACCCAGGACGGCCCGAAGCTGATCGGCCTGCTGGCCAATGTGCCGGACAAGGACAAGTACGAAGTGCCGCCATTCACCATTTCCAATGACCTGATCGGCGTCGGCATTCCCAAGGGTGAAGCGCGCCTGACTGACGTGGTTAACCAGACCCTCACCGAGCTGGAAAGCCAGGGCAAGGCACAGGGCATCTATGACGCCTGGTTCGGCCCGACCACCAAAACCCCGCTGACCCGTCTGTACAAGATCGGCGACAAGAGCTAA
- a CDS encoding PLP-dependent aminotransferase family protein, which yields MWIPTLNDTAQPRYLALVEAIAQAIACGELQPGARLPPQRRLAWALGWNPSTTMQAYREAARRHLVSGEVGRGTYVLSGSQEATLFRLQHADEQATRIDLRTNVPAIDHLGETDAQALSWLLDSRQAVRLQGYLSAVDLLRARVQGALWFKGRGLDLTVDNVMLCTGAQQGLFTVLLSLCQAGDPVLVEAFTAPGIKAACAQLRLPMHGVALDREGIVPEDFDRMIRATGARIAVLTPTLQNPTSAVMSLERKQAIAHVARRHGVMVIEDDVYGALTDSPPLYRFLPELAVLVSSLSKTVAAGVRLGWIVASPQLLGRIDPYAQSAHWGVSPLCMAIACQWIGDGTAQTRVQWQTREVARRWRLAKKILGPWMYQTQTPSPHIWLTVGEGESALAEACRAAGVDVVPADVFAVKPTATNAVRISLTAAASVQDLKVALERIAGRR from the coding sequence ATGTGGATACCGACGCTCAACGACACTGCCCAGCCCCGTTACCTGGCGCTGGTCGAAGCCATTGCCCAGGCCATCGCGTGCGGTGAACTGCAACCCGGCGCCCGTTTGCCGCCCCAGCGGCGACTGGCCTGGGCGCTGGGCTGGAACCCCAGCACCACGATGCAGGCGTATCGGGAGGCGGCGCGTCGACATCTGGTTTCGGGTGAGGTGGGCCGTGGCACCTATGTCCTGTCGGGCAGTCAGGAGGCAACCCTGTTCAGGCTGCAACACGCCGATGAACAGGCGACGCGAATCGATCTGAGGACCAATGTCCCGGCCATCGACCACCTCGGTGAAACGGATGCACAGGCCTTGTCCTGGTTACTCGACAGCCGCCAGGCGGTCCGTTTGCAGGGCTACCTGAGTGCGGTGGATCTGCTCCGGGCGCGTGTGCAGGGCGCACTCTGGTTCAAGGGCCGCGGGCTGGACCTGACGGTGGATAACGTCATGCTCTGTACCGGCGCCCAGCAAGGGTTGTTCACCGTGTTGTTGTCACTGTGCCAAGCCGGTGATCCGGTGCTGGTTGAAGCCTTTACCGCGCCGGGGATAAAGGCCGCCTGCGCGCAGCTGCGCCTGCCGATGCACGGGGTAGCGCTCGACCGGGAGGGCATCGTGCCGGAGGACTTTGACCGGATGATCCGCGCCACGGGCGCACGGATTGCCGTACTGACGCCGACCCTGCAAAACCCGACCTCGGCGGTGATGAGCCTTGAGCGCAAACAAGCGATTGCCCACGTCGCCCGGCGTCACGGGGTCATGGTGATTGAAGATGACGTGTACGGGGCACTTACCGACAGCCCGCCGCTGTACCGTTTTCTGCCCGAGCTCGCGGTGCTGGTCAGCAGCCTGTCCAAGACCGTTGCGGCGGGCGTACGTTTGGGATGGATCGTAGCGAGCCCTCAACTGCTGGGCCGCATTGATCCCTATGCCCAGTCGGCGCACTGGGGAGTATCGCCACTGTGCATGGCCATTGCTTGCCAATGGATCGGCGACGGCACTGCGCAAACGCGTGTGCAGTGGCAAACCCGGGAAGTTGCCCGACGCTGGCGGCTGGCAAAAAAGATCCTGGGCCCTTGGATGTATCAGACACAGACCCCTTCGCCCCATATCTGGCTGACGGTGGGCGAGGGTGAGAGCGCGCTTGCCGAGGCTTGCCGCGCCGCGGGGGTTGATGTGGTGCCTGCGGATGTATTTGCGGTCAAACCCACCGCGACCAATGCGGTGCGCATCAGCCTGACAGCGGCAGCCAGTGTCCAGGATCTGAAAGTGGCACTGGAGCGGATTGCGGGCAGGCGATAA
- a CDS encoding PepSY-associated TM helix domain-containing protein has translation MKQTLTQSMAWLHTWGGLIVGWLLFVIFLTGTLAVFDQEIDNWMNPELPAHQLTDEQAVQRALGYLSEHEPGAKQWGISLPYARSPQLQASTGGRRDGVSVTLDPNSGEVLPVRETVGGRFFFLFHFTLHMPRMIGIYLVGALAMGMLAALVSGIVIHKKFFKEFFTFRPAKGQRSWLDAHNASAVLLLPFHLMITYSGLAIFLVIYMPAAMDALFDGNREAFFKAQDTAPSALEIKRPQAVEPAPLVAIAPLLAKAREIMGPLSGVSISNPGQSNAEIQIRPILGNRIALIKGGGMRFDGVTGEQLSGPTEMRSTVLTHRVVSGLHFAQFGGYPMRWLYFICGLISSAMIGSGLVLFTVKRRRKYASESRVAQVLYRVVEAINVTVMAGLSLACISLLWGNHLLPAGMAQRSDAELNVFFGVWALSLLHALIRPRMQAWREQLALAGVMCLTLPLLSLATVNQPWALHSSMGLELTAMALGALLLWACWKVSQPAVERVPRKKTAVMAEVN, from the coding sequence ATGAAACAGACCCTGACCCAATCCATGGCCTGGTTGCACACGTGGGGCGGCTTGATTGTTGGCTGGCTGCTGTTCGTGATTTTTCTGACCGGCACCCTTGCGGTGTTCGATCAGGAGATCGACAACTGGATGAACCCCGAACTGCCCGCGCACCAGTTGACCGATGAACAGGCAGTGCAGCGTGCGCTGGGTTATCTGAGTGAGCATGAACCCGGCGCCAAACAATGGGGCATCAGCCTGCCTTACGCGCGGTCGCCGCAGCTACAGGCCTCGACCGGCGGGCGCCGTGACGGGGTTTCAGTCACGCTGGACCCCAACAGCGGCGAAGTGTTGCCGGTGCGCGAAACGGTGGGGGGGCGGTTCTTCTTCCTGTTTCACTTCACCTTGCACATGCCGCGCATGATCGGGATTTACCTGGTCGGCGCCCTGGCGATGGGCATGCTCGCGGCGCTGGTCAGCGGTATCGTGATCCACAAAAAGTTCTTCAAGGAATTCTTCACCTTTCGTCCTGCCAAGGGCCAGCGCTCCTGGCTTGACGCCCACAACGCCAGTGCCGTGCTGTTGTTGCCGTTTCACTTGATGATCACTTACAGCGGTCTGGCGATTTTTTTGGTGATCTACATGCCTGCGGCCATGGACGCCTTGTTCGATGGCAACCGCGAGGCCTTTTTCAAGGCCCAGGATACGGCGCCATCGGCGCTTGAAATCAAACGCCCGCAGGCGGTTGAACCTGCGCCGCTGGTGGCCATCGCGCCGCTGCTGGCCAAGGCCCGCGAGATCATGGGGCCATTGAGCGGGGTGAGCATCAGCAACCCGGGGCAGAGCAATGCCGAAATCCAGATTCGCCCGATCCTGGGTAATCGCATCGCCTTGATCAAAGGGGGAGGCATGCGCTTTGACGGGGTCACGGGTGAGCAGTTGTCCGGGCCGACCGAGATGCGCTCCACGGTGCTTACGCACCGGGTGGTTTCCGGGCTGCACTTCGCCCAGTTCGGTGGCTACCCGATGCGTTGGCTCTACTTCATCTGCGGCCTGATCAGCAGCGCCATGATTGGCAGTGGCCTGGTGCTGTTCACGGTCAAGCGCCGGCGCAAATACGCCAGCGAAAGCCGCGTTGCGCAGGTGCTGTACCGCGTGGTGGAAGCGATCAACGTCACCGTCATGGCGGGCTTGAGCCTGGCCTGCATCAGCTTGCTGTGGGGCAACCACCTGTTGCCGGCCGGCATGGCGCAGCGCAGCGATGCCGAGTTGAACGTGTTCTTTGGCGTGTGGGCGTTGAGCCTGCTGCATGCCTTGATCAGGCCACGGATGCAGGCCTGGCGCGAGCAGTTGGCGCTGGCGGGGGTGATGTGCCTGACCTTGCCGCTGCTGAGCCTGGCCACGGTCAACCAGCCGTGGGCACTGCACAGCAGCATGGGGCTGGAGCTGACGGCAATGGCGCTGGGTGCCCTGTTGCTGTGGGCGTGCTGGAAAGTATCGCAACCGGCGGTGGAGCGGGTGCCGCGTAAAAAGACCGCTGTTATGGCCGAGGTGAATTGA